Proteins found in one Synechococcus sp. LA31 genomic segment:
- a CDS encoding adenine phosphoribosyltransferase, whose protein sequence is MSAIDLRELVRDIPDFPKPGILFRDITPLMRSPLAWQEVMRQMGAVCDQLAPDLIVGIESRGFIVGTALATACNIGFSPVRKPGKLPGEVIGVDYTLEYGSDRLEIIPDGFEHRPRVLIVDDLLATGGTAGACAELVQQVGGELCGFAFIVELADLGGKAKLPESAPVESLLVY, encoded by the coding sequence ATGAGCGCCATTGATCTGCGGGAGTTGGTGCGGGACATCCCCGATTTCCCCAAACCGGGCATCCTGTTTCGCGACATCACACCGCTGATGCGCAGCCCCCTGGCCTGGCAGGAAGTGATGCGTCAGATGGGGGCTGTCTGCGACCAGCTCGCACCCGATCTGATCGTGGGGATCGAGTCGCGGGGTTTCATCGTGGGTACCGCCCTGGCCACGGCCTGCAATATCGGCTTCAGCCCCGTGCGCAAGCCAGGCAAACTCCCCGGTGAGGTGATCGGGGTGGATTACACCCTCGAATACGGCAGCGACCGCCTCGAAATCATTCCCGACGGTTTTGAGCATCGCCCCCGGGTGCTGATCGTGGACGACCTGCTGGCGACCGGCGGCACCGCAGGGGCCTGCGCCGAACTGGTGCAGCAGGTGGGCGGCGAGCTGTGTGGCTTCGCCTTCATCGTGGAACTGGCAGATCTCGGCGGCAAGGCCAAGCTGCCCGAATCAGCGCCGGTGGAATCCCTGCTTGTGTACTGA
- a CDS encoding DUF2949 domain-containing protein, protein MVISSSPQPPPSPALLRYLRQELGLSDNALQLGLKQSDQEQAPLPVVLWRFGLISLEQLDQVLSWQTLQE, encoded by the coding sequence ATGGTGATCAGCAGCTCGCCACAGCCGCCGCCCAGCCCTGCTCTGTTGCGTTATCTGCGTCAGGAGCTGGGGCTGAGCGACAACGCGCTGCAGCTGGGGCTCAAGCAATCCGATCAGGAGCAGGCGCCCTTGCCCGTGGTGCTTTGGCGTTTCGGGCTGATCAGCCTGGAGCAGCTCGACCAGGTGCTCAGCTGGCAGACCCTGCAGGAGTAG